From the Chitinivibrionales bacterium genome, the window TTGACAATAGCTATTGCAACACCGGGGACCTTCCACTCCTCCATGCACGCCTTGACGCAGGAATCCAGCGAAAACGGCAGCGGGGAGGCAAAGGAAGCCTGGCAGCAGAGGACAAGGACCGGCAGCAGAAGCTTCCGCATCAGGGTACCATCCATGATTTATCTTTTGTCGTTACACGCACCATTACAAAATAGTAAAAGAACCGGCTTCTTTACAGCGTATTTAACAACGGAGCATTGTCCATGAGGCGCCTGCTGTTCCTTGTATCGGCGGTCCTGTTTGTGTCCTGCGCATTTTACAAGGCGCAGCTGCCCGGTCGCATCAATGCCGAAAACCGCCTCTATATTAACGAGAATGCCGGATTCATGCTCACCCTGCCGCCTGAATGGAACGTGGGGACCGACCCCAAATCCGCTCCGAAGGAATTCAAAACCCTGTTCAAGACGCTCCAGACCAATTCCACAGAAGCGCTGCTCCTCGGCTCGAGCGAGGGCCAGCGCGCCTTTGTGCGCTGCCTTGCGGAAGCGTGTGATTCATCGCTGGAATCGTATTTCAAGCTGTTGGTCGAGGCCGGCAAAAACGAGCTCACGCCGCTACGCGCCGATTATTACCGGGGCGCGGGCAGGGAACTCATTATCTGGAGCTACCTGGTGAGAAACGGCAGGATGTCCTTCAAGATGATCGAATATGTTTTCGATCTGGGCGGATTGAAATGCCGTTTGAGCTTCTGGACCCTGCCAGGGCTCACCGATGACTTCCGGCAAACGTTTGATGACGTGGCGCGCTCCATCTGCGTCTTCGACACCGCAGGCGACAGCGCGGACGATACCGCGGCAGGATGCACCAGGGCATGGATCGCCAAAGACAGCGCCCGTGAAAGCAGGCCGCTCCCCTATGCCTGTGACAAGAAGGAACTTGACGCTTCAAATTTGTCCGATGATCCGTGCACTGGTCCGCCGCATTTGTGTTTGTGGAAGGTGACCGGTCCCTCATCGGTATGCTACCTGCTCGGCTCGATTCACCTTGCAAAACCGGAAATGTACCCGCTCAACCCGGTTGTGGAGCGCGCGTTCGATTCGAGCGGCTGTCTTACGGTCGAGGTGAACGCAGCGTCGCCGGAATTCCAGGAGAAGGCGAAAGGGCTCGTGCAGGGGGCGGTGTACCGCGACGGCACCCAGCTCAAGGACCACCTTTCCCCCGCTTTGGAAAAGAGACTCGAAGCGTATTGCGCCGAAAAAGGAATTCCCGTCACGCTGGTCGCCCGGTTCAAGCCGTGGTTTGTCGTGCTTTTCCTCACCGACCTCCAGATGAAATCGCTGGGGCTGTCGCCGGAGAACGGCATCGACATGCACTTTCTCGACAAGTCCGGCTCGAAACGCGTCCTGGAGCTCGAGACCTTCGAGCAGCAGGAAAAACTGCTCGTCTCGCTCAACGGCGAATCGTTCCTCAGTTATACCCTCGCCGACCTTGATTCATCGGAAAAAAACATTAACCGCATGATCAAGGCATGGTCGTGCGGCAACATCGCCGCGCTGGAGGACATGCTTTTTAAGGACCTTGTCGGCCGGAACAGCGCGGAATTTTCAGATATCCTCGAGAACTTTTTCTTTTCGAGAAACAAGGCGATGGCGGCAAAAATCGCCGGCTATCTTAAGGAAGGCAAAAAATGCTTTGTAGTGGTTGGGGCAGGACATCTGATCGGAAAGAAAAGCGTGGTTGATTTGCTGCAACAGGCGGGGTATAAGGTGGAGCAGGAGTAGCGCACAGACGGTATAACCTTACAGACAATCACCCCCCGGGACATTTGCTCTCAAGGTACTCTTTGTCAATAAAGTCAAGCTGATATTTTTTCTACTGCGCCCCACCTTTTTTCCGGATCTTATACGCGTTTTCCACCATTTCCCTGAGCTGCTTGAAATCGTCGCCCTTCATGTAATGCTTCAGCGCCCCTTCCACGCGCTTGAACTCCGCATAGGCTGCTTCGATTTTGTTGTCCCTCATGAAGCTGTTGATCTGCTCGATGTCTTCTTCTTCGCGCGAAACCGGCGCCTTTGTGGCCGGTGCGGCAGCGGCCGCGGATCCCGGTTTGGGCTGCGCATCCATGGCGGCCTGCGCAATGCTCTGCTCCAGGGTGTTAAAGACCTGAACATCAACATATTGGGCAATGAACTTTCTGTTGTCCTTGAATTTCGCCAGAGCAGCCGCGTTCTGGTTCTGGTCCATGAGATTATAAAGTTCCATCACCTCGTCCTGCGCCTTTTTCTGGTTGTCCCTCATGGACTGCAGGTAGTCTCTCACCGCCTTGGCCGTTTCCTGCTGCTTGGCAAGCGATTGCTTGTTCAGCTCTTCCTCGCCCTGGTGTGAAATGTAGGTGCCGGCTGCCGGCGGGGGCGCCGCGTTCGCCAGTTCCTGCTGTTTCTGTTTTTCGGCTTCCTGCTTGGCCTTCTCCTGCTGAGCGAGGAGCTGCTTCTGGCGCTCCTGCTGCTTCGCAAGCGCATCAAGGCTGTCTTTGCGCGCTTTTTCCTGTTGCGCAAGCAACTGCCGCTGCTTTGCGGCCGCCTCGATGCTGTCTTTGCGCGCCTTCTCCTGCTGGGCGGCAAGCTGACGCTGGCGTTCCTGCTCCTGCTTCCGTGCAAGCGCGTCAAGGCTGTCTTTCCGCGCCTTTTCCTGCTGCGCAAGCAGCTGCCGCTTCTGTTCCTGTTCCTGCCGTTTTGCCAATGCGTCAAGGCTGTCTTTGCGGACTTTTTCCTGCTGTGCGAGCTGCCGTTGCCGCTCCTCTTCGGCCTTCGCCTGCAGTTCCTGCTGGCGCTTGCGTTCTGCCTCGGCTTTTGCCTGCTGTTCCCGCTGCTTTGCCGCCGCCTCGATGCTGTCTTTGCGCGCCTTTTCCTGCTGAGCGGCCAGTTGCTGGTTGCGGTGGTCTTCTTCTTTTTTAGCAAGCTTGTCTTTTTCTTTCTGTATCAGCTCGTCATGATGCTTTCTGTCCGCTTCAAGCCTCGCCTTCAACCCCTCCTGGAACTTTGCCAGCGCTTCCAGGCTGTCTTTGCGCGATTTTTCCTGCTGCGTGGCCGCCTGCTGCTGCCGCTCCGCTTCGGTTTTGGCCTGATGTTCCTGTTCCTCTTGCTGATGCTTTCGTTCTTCATCAGCCTTTGCCACGGTCTCCTGACGCTTCGCCGCCGCGTCGATGCTGTCTTGACGCACTTTCGAAAGCGCCTCATGCTGCTGACGCTGCCGTTCTTCTTCGGCGCGGGCCTGCCGATCTTTTTCTTTCTGCTGCTCGCTCATCTCGCGGCGCCGTTCTTCATCGGCCTTTGCCTGGGCCTCCCGCCGTTTTGCCAAAGCGTCAAGGCTGTCTTTGCGCGCCTTTTCTTTTTGCGCGGCCAGCTGTTCCTGCTGACGCTTCCGTTCTTCCTCGGCCCTTGCCAGCGCCTCACGCTTTTTTGCTATCGCATCAAGGCTGTCGGCGCGGGCCTTTTCCCGCTGCGCCGCAAGAAGCTCCTGCTGATGCCGGCGCTCCTCCTCGGCCTTTGCCGCGGCCGCCTGACGCTTCGCAGTCGCGTCGATGCTGTCTTGACGGGCCTTTTCCTTTTGCGCCAAAATCAGCGCCTGCTGCTTGTTGTATGCATCGATACTGTCTTTGCGCGCCTTCTCTTTCTGCGCGGCCAGCTGTTCCTGACGCTTGTTGTATGCGTCAATGCTGTCCTTGCGCGTCTTCTCCCGCTGGGCCTCGAGCAGTTCCTGCTGGCGCTTCCGTTCTTCCTCGGCCTTTGCCTGGGCCTCCTCCTTTTTCCGCTGCGCCTCGATGCTGTCCTTGTGCGCCTTTTCCTGCTGCGCCAGAAGCAGTTTCTGCCGTTCCTCCTCTGCCTTACGCTTTTTTTCTTCCTCGGCCTTTAATTTCGCCTGGCGCTCCTCTTCCAGCTTCTTTTCCTTGAGTTCCTTTTCCATGCGCGCGCGCTCGGCCTTTTCCTTCTCCTCCATTTCCTTTCGTGCTTTTGCATCTTGTACGGCCTTCACGCTGTCCTCGCGCGCCTTGATCATGCGCTGCGCGGTACGCACGATGTAGGGGTCGGTTGTGGGATCGGGCTGCTGCCCGGCTTCGAGTGCCTTGAGCGTTTTCGCCAGCGCCTCGCGTTCCTGGGCCTGTTTGATGGCCGGCGCTTCGGTAAGAACGGTCTGCTCCACCGTTTCGATTTTTTTTACCGAAACACCGTAGGCCCGCAAATCGGCCTGTATGAACTCGAGCGCCTGGTCAGGGCCCTCGGTATGCAGGATTTCAACGGTATGTTTTACCAAAGAGTCTTCCTTGGCGGTAAGCGTTGCGATGACCTTGTCTATTTTCGTCCGTGTGGCCACCACTTGCGTTTGGGAAAGGTCGCCCTTTATCTGTTTGAATGTGTACTCGGCCAGGTCGATGGATCCCCTTGCGTTCTGCAACTTGATTTGTGAAATAAAGTCAATTGCGTCATTGCAATCCTTGTCTATTTTCTCTTTCTCTTTGGCGATGTCCTTTTTGAAAAAATCCCTTGATTCGTCGGCAGACGCCGCGGATGCGACGAACGCGGACATGATCATCGCCAGCGCCAAAATGCAGACCGGTAGATGGAATGAATTCTTACGCTTGATTGCAATGGCAGGGGTCATCATAGTTAATGCTCCTCTTCGTCCTCTTCTGCGCCGTCAATGCCGTTAAAAATCAAATCTTAGTAAAAATAACCAAAGTAGTGTTATAATTTTCAGTTTTTTTCAAGTTTGACCTTAATTCTTTCAACCATGTCCTTTTTAATCTCAACGGTCATTTCCTTCCGCGCGTAGCCGTTTTCCGAAATGGTGAGCGTGTGCTTTCCCGTATTGACGTCAACGGGTGACTCTATCGGCGTTTTGCCGAGCGATTTTCCGTCAAGATATACCTCTGCCCTAGGAAACGACATCACGCACAGGCCGCCGGTGCCCGTTGATTTCGGCACGTCAGCAGGCTTGGATTGCCCAGGTATGGTGTCATGCGTGACGGCATGCGGTCGCGAAACCGCCGTATCGTTTGGCGCAGTTTGTAAACCGGCCGGAGCCGCAGCGGCTTTTTCTGGAACAACAGGTTTCGGAGCAACAACGGGGGCGCCGGCATGAAGAGAAACCGCATACACATGCCGTGGCATTTTTACAGGTTTGATATCCGAAG encodes:
- a CDS encoding TraB/GumN family protein; this translates as MRRLLFLVSAVLFVSCAFYKAQLPGRINAENRLYINENAGFMLTLPPEWNVGTDPKSAPKEFKTLFKTLQTNSTEALLLGSSEGQRAFVRCLAEACDSSLESYFKLLVEAGKNELTPLRADYYRGAGRELIIWSYLVRNGRMSFKMIEYVFDLGGLKCRLSFWTLPGLTDDFRQTFDDVARSICVFDTAGDSADDTAAGCTRAWIAKDSARESRPLPYACDKKELDASNLSDDPCTGPPHLCLWKVTGPSSVCYLLGSIHLAKPEMYPLNPVVERAFDSSGCLTVEVNAASPEFQEKAKGLVQGAVYRDGTQLKDHLSPALEKRLEAYCAEKGIPVTLVARFKPWFVVLFLTDLQMKSLGLSPENGIDMHFLDKSGSKRVLELETFEQQEKLLVSLNGESFLSYTLADLDSSEKNINRMIKAWSCGNIAALEDMLFKDLVGRNSAEFSDILENFFFSRNKAMAAKIAGYLKEGKKCFVVVGAGHLIGKKSVVDLLQQAGYKVEQE